The region CACACTAAAAAACTTacaggttgggggggggggagacacaTGTAATTGATACCTGGATTTGTATGTTGTTGgacttgttttttttatcaaattttaggTTGTACtggaatacaatgtatattcagTAATCTGATTGCGTATGTTTGTGGTGTGTTTGAAATTAGATaaattagccccccccccctcctccctcccCCACCTGATTAAGAGATTTTTTGCTCACATCACGATCTACTCTGAAATTAAATGTGAAAGCACTGTGTATGTGCAACCCATTCCTTTATCTGTACAGCTTCTTATGGGTGTACATCTTCATAGTGCCATGGTTCTGTAGCACTACAAGTATATACCTTGACTGTAGTGgtgcatacatacagacatgacctgttgacaaaatgtaatattgtgGAGTGTGTTGCATGCAATGCTGAGGAACATTTCTCAGACACTGGGCTACACAATTCTGGATGTAATTCAACGAATACAAGTTTATTTCTCCAATGTAAAGATATACCTGAGAAAGAAAAACATCTTTATTTCCCAGTtttattcaaaatcaaaacaaccAATGCGTAAAAAAACTCTTCTGcattcagtacacatgttatAATGTACATATCAAAGATTTCCAAACCTATCGTACGTACGTATTTACTATCATCAACATTATCAACTTACTGTCCATTCCAGGGAAGGGCAACGGTTGACTGCCCAACTGCTGTTCTAAAGCATACTCTATGTCAAATTTAATGTTACCGACACTCGCTACAAGGTTCTGCATCTTGGTAAATATGTCCGATCAAACTATAAAAGCCACTGTCAAATATATATGACAGGAAACTACGACCACTTCTTTCTTCTCTTCGCAGACCACACTGCCGATTAGTATTGTGGGTAATTTAGTGAACTCCCTAGGCACGCGAGAACTAGTGTATTGAAGCTTGACAGCCAGTACCATATGCAGCAGATATACAGGAACGCGGAAGTGCAGACGAGGTGCATAAATTAGCCCGTGTTGTAAACCTGTAAACCAAGTCCACAACCCCGGACATATTCTTGACAGAACGTCACAGACGTAATAGAACTGTGACTCTCGATCACGTAGTACATGTGGGTTTAAATCACTTTGATTTGTGTGCCAACATGTGCTTTGACATCAGACTCCAAGATCCGAGATGATAGcatatggatgatgatgatcGCTAATCTATTCCACATAACATATTCGTCAGGAAATGAACCAAATTAATATAAGAACTGAGAAGGGCGATTATGTCGGAGGAGAAACCATATATGGGTAAGTCAGTATTTTAAACATTCGTACAGATGCTACAAGTATAATTAAATTTAAAGTTACAAGTAAGTTTACCGGTAAATATtagttgcaataattgtagcgtcttgttgtggttttgagggttttttcgtctgttttggtgactttttaagttttagtgtttaacccgcacttaaacttaaaaagtcaccaaaacagacgaaaaacccctcaaaaccgcagcaagacgctacaattattgcagctaaggTAAATATATGCAGTCTGGGTGGTGTCACCCTAGctctgtttttatttacaatactttttatattttttaatatattttattttgtgtgactcaacaGTGTTcgttttattgtttattttcttacggggtttgcaaagaaaaacgAAGTTCGAGTGTAGGACCGAGAGCGACGTCGCGAAACCGTTACAGTACTGCCCGGGAGTACTGCATCTAGTGTCAACCAGATGATGAGATATGGACTTCAGACGATCTTATAGGCattccatccattcattcattcattcattcattcattcattcattcattcattcattcattcattcattcattcatcccaccatctgtctgtccgtccatccatccatccatccatctattcatccatccatccatccactcatccactcatccatccatccatccatccacccatccatccatccatccatccacccacccacccatccatccatccatccatctacccacccacccacccatccatccatccatccatccacccatccatccatccatccatccacccatccatccatccatccatccatccatccatccacccatccatccatccacccatccatccatccattcatccattcatttgaaatgaaaacataatgtCCGAATGTCTCATGTAGTGTCATATATCCTTTGAAATGACAACGGGTGTACATCTTTTTCAGTGCTGTGTATTTGAGGATAAGTGGTTCAACAGGTGCCCACATCATATTGTTGAAATTTAAAGGTTATGAAAGCTGTAAGTATTCTATTAGTCCATAGTTTCAAACACTTCTGAATTCATTAAGTATGATCCAGTCACAAAGGTCTTTGTTATCCAGAATCAGTGTTTGAAAATttcacatatataaatattagtCAGAGATTTTTTTCCAAAGGTCAAGAGAACACTGTCTAGTACAAGGGTGAAAAACATGATCACCTGAAGGGAGAACTATTACAAATCATCTCTAAAAGGTAATATAGAATAAGAGAAATAATCACatacacaatttaaaaaaatcaagcTGCCATTCAGTCATggacatagaagtaaagtatttgatggggtggggtgggggaagGGGGAAGGGGGTCTAtgtcttctacaaagacttgAATCTcatataaaattacaattttagaAGAGAACTTCCGAATCAGTAATCTGAAATGTTATGATATCATAGATGCTGATGTCAAACTgctaaataataaaataataataaataaaaaaaaaagaaatctgcTTCACTATTGAATCTTATAAAGAATTAGTGATAATTTTCTAGAAATCAAGGATAAATTCACTGTTTGGATATTTTTGAGGACAAATAGGCAAATTTCATCTTTTACAATGATAAACAAATTGTAATTCTCTTAACTAATGAGAGCAATGGACCCTCAGAAGAAGGTTACTGAGCACCTtaaaaatttttgaaaaaatgctCAGTGTAGACATACAAAGAATTACAATTTCACCAGCTATGCTTATCATAGAAATAGCAATCATTTGATCCCTTGGTAGACAGAACTTCTGCTCCacttgctacatgtacattactatAGGTGCATGTCAAatgtcttgttctattttgacatctagcatgaaataaaaatacagcTACTACTGAAGATTTATTGTTGAATTGATTGTAGGTACTATAAAGATCATGTTTATACTTTGGCTCCTTTAAGTTGCTGTTTTTTGTCTCATTTCACACCCTATGTGTGTAGCTGAGTTCTTCAGAACCAGGAGGAGTAACTTTACAGCATATACAGGTGAAGACCAAGAAGTGACCGATGTGGCAACTGGATATGAGAGACCTCTGAATGTTTTGAAGGGAAAGAAGGTTTATTTCAACTCAACTCTCAAATTATGGGAAGAAAAAGGTATACCAAGAATCATATGACAATCttgtaaagtaaagtaaagccCAGTGTTTGCATGCCATGGTGTcttgtaccataatagtataaTTAGGATTTAATGCACATGTGTGAGGAGTGAACTTTATAGACTGAGATGTGTGGGTTCACTGAAAATAGAGTAAAAACACAGTATGTTTCACTTCTGTTTTCCATGTAAAATGTTAGAATGCATTATGCAGAGGAAGTGTACAGTGAGTCATTTGTAAGTTCTTTGTTCAAGAGGCAAGTCACTGTGGCagagaatttacatgaaaatcaaagttattgAATTTAATCAAAACTTTGCCATCAGAAAGGTTGTTCcttgtccttttgaaataataaaaatgttcacCAGTCTCTTATTTTtaaggaaatcaacaatctttcattttctcaTCATTTGGTGATGATCTCGAATGAGATGAATCGCCGACTGTCTATAGTGCATTAACAACATACCTTCTAAGAGCAttcttaaatttgtttttactatTGATAGATCTTAAATGAGTGTGGTAACTTATTCCAAATCTTAGCTCCATGATAGCCAAAAGAGAACTGTATTTGGCAGCAATTTTGGATCCTAAAATTGGTAGCATAGGCATTGAaaagatctctctctctctctctccatgtttTAAGATAATTTTGACTTCTGCTTCAAAACTTTACATGGTCACGAACCTTCACCTCAGTTTCTTCTTGCATGATTTTAACCATACACGTccttgttttatcatttttccAAGGCACATATCACATTAAAAGTTGCTAGAACTGATTTTATGATCTTCATTTCAGAAACACTACCACAGGGTCATTATGTATTTCCCTTCCAGTACCAACTCCCACCAGATTTACCAGGTATGGTTGCCACTGAAGTAATGTGATATTTTAGTACCAATTGTACATAGTTATATCAAGGCAGTATGATGCAAAATTTATTTTTAGGCTATGACAACTCTCAGCTATGTTTAGTATGGCCCACTTCAGATCAGATGTGAAAcacagttgtttggcagagctatcAAAAAAGTTGatcaaaaaaaagaagaagatataATAGAGATgcgatgacctgggattgaaatattgccctttaaaggccagggtttcaattctAGTTGTTCACATTAATGTAGCTCTTATCAGTGGCACCactaggatcattcttttgttctggaccaactttttctatagctctgccagacagcTGTTCTTCACAGTTAAATTGTAACTGTACTTTTAACTAAGCCAGgaaggaaaacaaaatgtttgaaatattgaaaaaaattctgACATCCATTTACATCAGGAAATACATTTTTGTGGGTTAAAGCATTCCATGTTTTTAGACTTTGTGATGATGTGcaaattttttgttgttgaaattatgAGTAGATAGCTAAACAGTATCCTGTGTCAGGTTACATTTTCTTTTGCAGGAAATTACTCAAATACAGTTGTATCCAGTTTCATAAATGTAATTCagtttgtgtttatgttttcaaaaaacatgattttgaaaCAGAAAATCTTATGCATAATTTGTTCTGGAATTAAAGATTCAAGATATTTTGACATTGAATCAGTTACAGGAAGCGTAAATAGTTATACAGATTGTCTGCATTTGCCATATCTATTATGTTAGTAAGAAAACTTTGAAGTGCAAAgtattaaaattttgaaaaataaatattgttgaattttatactctttcaatttttttttctcaaaactGTGCAAGTTTGATTTGTAGTCTGCCTCCAGCACTCTTACCCTACAAAGTGTAAATATACACAGTTGATGGTGTAGGAAAGCTGTCAACTAGATACTCTCAACCTCaaattaatgtttgtttttttcactcATTCTCCACGATAGGAACTTTTTATCATGAAGCTCAAGGGGagaaattttggaaaggcaatgtCAAGTACAAACTGAAAGCTACTATAATCGGAGACAATGAATATATCAAATTCTCCCAAGCAGTTGTTATTAAAccatataataacaaacttaaTGAAATTACACCAAAACCAATGAAACAAATaggcattgtgaaaaaatgctTTTGTTATACCAGTGGTGAAGTTCACGTAACAGTAAGGTATGTATAAGTTGTGTGTCAAATATGATGCtagatattattctccaatgtttattcagtcatgaataaaattgcatgagataaggggccttgtcactatgagttgagaacatgtagtgacaaaacccttaaaGTCACGATTATATTCcagatgaatgaagaaaaatattacagAATGATATAATCATATCTGTGCAAGCTTaacgatttaaaaaaatgtctgaaaatactcattttatcaaaattatgattttttttatctcaacTTCAAAGGACTAACAAAGCTATTTACAAAGCAGGAGAACTTGCCCATGTGCATATCACTATAAAGAATGAGTCTTCAGAAGATATCAACGCAGTACGTGTCAATGtaagtaaatattaaatattttattgaataatCTGATGCAAGAACAACTATGGTAATACAAGATATAAGAAAGTCATGCTATCAGAAAAGTATTTTACTCTGTGCTAGGAGGTCAAATCATTGACAAGTTGCATCATGGGTAAAATGTCAAATAACTTTTCTGTGCATTCATTGGATTACACCATGTGGATAACGTTCGTCAGTGAGAATGAAATGTCACATATTGTATCTTGTTTCTGCCTGTTATCAAAATAACTTgggttttctttcttttgataTCTATTTCTCTCCACACCTAGCACAAACCAAGTTGCACAATTGACCAAAAAAACTCACTTAATTTGTCCAAGTCCAAAATATGTGATGCTATGTAACAGTTTATCATCTTGTCAATACAAGATGAGAATTGATGTTTTAAAAGAGTCACCTATTAAGGAGTTCAAGTTTGACTTCGATAGCAACAATATCGTAAAATTTGTCCTTATGAATGTCAGAATTATATTTCTTGTAAGTGTTACCTTGAACAGGCA is a window of Glandiceps talaboti chromosome 5, keGlaTala1.1, whole genome shotgun sequence DNA encoding:
- the LOC144435115 gene encoding arrestin domain-containing protein A-like — encoded protein: MNQINIRTEKGDYVGGETIYGAVYLRISGSTGAHIILLKFKGYESSEFFRTRRSNFTAYTGEDQEVTDVATGYERPLNVLKGKKVYFNSTLKLWEEKETLPQGHYVFPFQYQLPPDLPGTFYHEAQGEKFWKGNVKYKLKATIIGDNEYIKFSQAVVIKPYNNKLNEITPKPMKQIGIVKKCFCYTSGEVHVTVRTNKAIYKAGELAHVHITIKNESSEDINAVRVNLRRTVRLLGWWQAGNHGDENDVAEYHGKPADSVFPDKSVVVWANLLQGHPKSEASNVCERDVDIPLVENLTTQNMVVPLLPSTLGSLVRCAYHLSVDVDVPYAPDITVVVPIVAIQATSNEEWADWTPPDWITHCQIKQSSDECSVRQSIVDSHIFSKIPPFQPT